The DNA segment GGAATTAAAATTACCAAAAATCTCACTATTAATGGTAACAACCACTTTATAGATGGAAATAATGAAGCTACCTTATTTAATATTACAAATTCAACTGTTACAATAAATGATTTAACTCTTGAAAATGGAAAATCCACTGATTTTGTAATTAGTGGAGGTATTACATCAACAGGAGATGAATTAATTATAAATAATTGTAATTTTACTAGTAATGTTGCATATACAACTGGTGGAGCAATATTTACAAAATCTAAATTAACAATTATTAATAATTCAAACTTTAATTATAATGATATAGATACTAATAATTATCCACATGATGGTGGAGCAATATATGCAGATGGTTTACTTATTGTAAATAACACTAATTTTGAAGTTAATGGTGCAAATATGGATTGTATTGGAGTAATTAATGTAAAACGTGATTTAACTTTAGATAATTGTACTTTTGATACAAATCTTGTAGGTGCTGTTCTTGGAGAAAATATTAGTGCAAAAAATTGTGTATTTATAAATAATTTAAATGAAAAATCTGGAACTCTTGTTGGTACTAATATAAAAGTAAATAATTGTGATTTC comes from the Methanobrevibacter wolinii SH genome and includes:
- a CDS encoding right-handed parallel beta-helix repeat-containing protein, with the translated sequence MKKVRMSLLIFIVLFISIGTIYATDNSTNVDSEVLNSHNTTNIELATNNVNAPDNTLGDTGNPKSFKDLQNLIDTNTNGIININDDYKFDSSIDDKNGIKITKNLTINGNNHFIDGNNEATLFNITNSTVTINDLTLENGKSTDFVISGGITSTGDELIINNCNFTSNVAYTTGGAIFTKSKLTIINNSNFNYNDIDTNNYPHDGGAIYADGLLIVNNTNFEVNGANMDCIGVINVKRDLTLDNCTFDTNLVGAVLGENISAKNCVFINNLNEKSGTLVGTNIKVNNCDFINNEANRGAGIYGDYVTVNNSRFINNTGHSTTNNLGSGIFSDNELNVSNSLFYGNTVNYRGGAILANGLANIDNCTFIENSAQKLVVQ